From the genome of Burkholderia cepacia ATCC 25416:
AGCACATAAAATCGGAATTTCAAAAAAGCTCAATCGATTTTGTGAATCGATTTTCCATTCTTGGCTTTAATGAAAGTCTGGAAGAGTTTTATCTTTACTATGGCAAGAAAATCGTCGATGCGAAAGTCGATACCGATTCTCCGATCGTGACGTTGAGCACGAATGCGTATGACGCACGTCTCGCCTGGAGCATGAACAAGCGCCTGCTGGAGTTGGGCGAGCGAATCGTCAACCAGATGAATGCGCGAGCCAGGGCTGACTTGATCAATACCGCCCAACATGACGTCGACGTTGCCAAGGAAAATGATCGTGTCGCCACATTGGCATTGGCGCGTTATCGGAACAATGCGGGTGTAATCGATCCTGAGCGCCAGTCCACCATTCCGTTGCAGCAGGTCGGGAAATTGCAGGACGACCTGATTGCCACTCGCGTGCAGATTGCCCAGATGGAGCGACTGTCGCCGGCCAACCCGGGGCTGCCCACTTTGCGGGATCGTGCCAAGTTGCTGCAACAGGCAATCGATCAGGTGAGCCAGCACGTTGCCGGTACCCAAGGCGCCTCGTTAGCCAGCAAGGCTGCGGAGTTCCAGCGTCTGACGTTGGAAAAGGACGTGGCCGACAAGATTCTTGCGGGTGCCATCACGTTGCTGGATCAGGCGCGTGTCGAAGCCGAGCGAAAGCAGCTCTACCTCGAGCGTATCTCGGAACCCAGTTTGCCGGATTACGCGATGAATCCGCGCCGCGCCCGAGCGATTCTCGCGACGTTCCTTCTCGGTCTTGTTCTGTGGGGCGTGCTGACCATCGTTATCGGTGGAGTGAAGGAACACTATGAGCGTTGATCACCGTCCCCCGACATTCTCGGATCAACTGCGTATCCAGGTCCGAGTAATCTGGGCGTTGGTGATGCGCGAAATGATCACGCGCTTCGGCCGAGAGGGGCTCGGCGTGCTGTGGATAATGGCCGAGCCGGCCATGTTCGTTATCGGGGTGATGGTTATTTTCAGTCATACCGAAACAACGACTCGGTATTCGGTGGCAGAGTATCTGGCTGTCAGTTATCCAACCTTGCTCCTTTGGCGAAATACTACCGGCCGAGTGATGAAGGCCATCGAATTCAATCGTGCATTGCTGCATCACAAGCCGATTCGTCCGATCGATATATTATATTCACGGATCATCCTCGAATTTGCGGGGGCGGCTGCTTCGTTCCTGGTGCTGTACGTTGTGTTGGTCGTGATTGGTATTTGCCAATTCCCGGCTGACGTGCTGAGCATGATTCTCGGGTATCTTCTTGTCGTCTGGTTTTCGTTCAATTTCGTCATGACTATGGCGGCATTGTCGGAATTGAGTGAGGCGATAGAGCGGGTTTCGCACATCATCCTGTATCTGATGATTCCGTTTTCGGGGGTCTTTATTCCTACATATGTTCTTCCGCCGAAAATAGGTGAACTGATGACGTATTTTCCCCTGATTGATGCAGTGGAATATTTCCACTACGGATATTACGGGGATCGTATGCCGACGATGTTTTACCTTGACTATACCGTAGCCGTGTTGACGTTTTTTACACTCTTTGCGCTTTCGATTGCCCACGTCGCCATCCGGCGCGTGCAGTTGAACTGAGGGGAAGCATGATTGAATTGCGCAATGTCACCAAACGCTACTCGATCCATCACGGGCGTTCGCATCGGGAAGTGCTCAGAGGCGTCAACCTGCGTGTGCAGGCGGGTGAGCGGTGGGGTATTCTCGGACGTAACGGTGCCGGGAAGTCGACGTTGATTCGTATCATCAGCGGCTCTGACAAACCGCATTCCGGTGAGGTCGTCAAGTCGATGTCCGTATCGTGGCCGCTGGCATTTGGCGGCACGTTCCAGGGCAGCCTGACGGGCAAGGATAATGTACGTCTGATCTCTCGCGTATACAACGTCGACTATCGAAAAGCGCTCGACCTGGTTGAGGATTTCGCCGAGCTCGGTGCGTATCTTGACGAACCGGTCAAGTCATATTCTTCCGGCATGGCTTCGAGGCTGGCTTTTGCTATCTCGATGTCGATCGAATTCGATTGTTTCCTGATCGACGAAGGGATGTCCGTCGGCGATCATCGTTTTCATCAGAAGTGCAATGTCGAATTGTTCGAGAAGCGCGGTGACCGGGCGATGATTATCGTTGCACACCAGACAGATCTCATCCGGAATCATTGCAGCCATGCTGCGGTGCTTGATGATGGTGTACTGAAGGCTTGCGGGACGGTTGACGAGGCGATTGAGATCTACGAATCGCTTTAACGTTGTGGAAGAGTGATTTTCTGCAGGTGACCGCCCGAAATGTGTTCGCTGATTCTTGCGAGGGAGGAGCGCGTCACTTCATGTTCAGCAGTTGGTTGGATACTTGACGGATGGGGCCCGGGCATTTGTAGTGGAATCGATTTGATATTGTAAGGCTGCATCCGATTTGTAATCGATTGTTCGGTGTGGAAGACGTTTTCGCACGAAAATTGGAACGGTTGCTACAACGCAGAGCTGGCTTCCTTGTAGATGAAAGGGAAGCTCTTTGTCGCTATTCCAGGTTTTATAATTAAATTGCGGGAGTGAAATTCGTGAAGCGAGTGGATTTTGAATTTTATCGTGATTGGTATCCGGAAATCAAAGATCTGAGCGATGATGAGATCATTAATCACTGGCGCGCCAGCAATAACCTCACGAGACACGTCCGCAATATTTTCGGGGTTCGGCATCGCAGCAACGGGAAAAAAACCCATTCATCGTTCTCGGATCTGACCGAGTCGCTCAATCTGAAGGTGTCGAATATTCCGAATGATTTTGATTGGAAAAAATACATCCTGCTGAACGGTGATCTGCCTCAGTCGTGGAGTCGTTGGCATGCGATGCTGCATTATCTGCAATATGGCATCGCGGAACAGAGAAGCTACAGGGAGCAAGGGTTCTCCGAGGTCGGTGCCTTTGTCGAGTTCAATGTAGACTGGTATGCCAAGATCTATCATCTCGAAGATGGCCAGCAGCCGGTCCAGCATTATCAGGAAATTGGCAGGGCCAACTTGCTTGCCCCGAATGCTGAGTTTTCACCAATTAGTTACTGGAAATTCAACCCGGATGTCGCTCGCACGTTGACTGACCCGCTGCTGCATTATGTGTCGTACGGTCATGCGGAGCAGCGGGAGTTTTCCCGGGCGGATATCTCGTTCGAGAAGTCGCGTAAAATTTACTCTACGGAAGAAATTGGTTCGGCTCGACAATTCTTCCAATTCAATTCCGATTTTTATCTGGAAAATAGGCCGGATCTGAAGAACGCCAGCGTGGATCCCTTTGAACACTATGTGGTGTTCGGGGAATCCGAGCGTGCCCAGCCATCCAGATTTTTTGATCCGTCCTATTACAAGGAAAAATATTCGTCGAGCCTGGAGCGTTGGCCGCATTCCGCGCTTGAGCATTTCCTTTCAATCGGCATGTTGACGGGGCATTTCCCGTCGCAAGAGGTTGCCGCAGGGGCGAGACGGCTGAACTATCACTCGGCGATCGAGTGGGTTCGTCATTGGCTGGGGTTGAGTGAGCCAACCCAGGGCAAAAAAGAGTTGCACCTGCTCGAAGGTGAAGCCAGCTACGCGGAAGCCAAGTATGAAAAATCCGCAAAATCTGCCGGGACGAAAACGCTGAACTGGGTCATTCCGCTGTTCTCGAAGGGGGGAGGCGGACACACGACCATTTTCAGATGCGCCAGAACGTTGGCGCGGTTGGGTTGGAAGTCGGTGTTCTGGGTCGATGACGCGACCAACAGTGCTCAAATCGATGCGCTGTATTCGGAATATATCGGCCATTTTCCGAGCACGAATGTTTCTTTCCGTCTGATGGAGAGCGGGTTCAAGTCGATCGAGAACGAGTTCTTGATTGCGACGGCCTGGACAACCGTATATACCGTTGCCGAGAACGTACAGTCGAATGTCAGGCTGTATTTTCTGCAGGATAGGGAAAGCCTTTTCTTGCCGGCTGGAACGGATGCACTTCGCGCCGAGTACACGTTCAAGATGGGGTTGGACTTTGTGTGTGCAGGGAATTGGCTCGAATCGCTGATTTCCGATCAGGACGGTGACCACACGCATTTTGAATTGTGCGCGGAATCGGTTTTCCAGAAAAAGGATCCGAAACTGGAAGAACGCGATATCCTCGCCGTCATCTACGTCCGCGGGCATACGAATCGACGCTGTTCGGACTTGATGATCGATGTAGCAAATCGACTCTCCAGGTTGGGAATGGGCGAGGTTGTAATTTTTGGCGACGACGAGCCCGGGCCTCGCGTGTCGCCGACCGTCACGAACGCAGGGATACTGAGCGTTCAACAGATGGCGGAGTTGTTTCAGCGAGCGAAATTTGGTCTTGCAGCTTCGGCGACCAACTATTCGATCTTGCCGGTGGAACTGGCGGCGGCTGGAACGATCGTCATTCAGCCGAGATCCGAATCGACGCAGAAAACTACCGATATTCACGGGGCGATATCTGTCGCGCCTACGAGTGAAGCAGTCGTTGGAAAAATCCTCTCGTTGGCAAAGAATCTTGATCAACCGAAATTCGATGAACTCCGCAGTGAGTACATGAACTTCGCGCGTTCGATTTCATGGGAAAGCGAGTTCGAGAAATTGTCAGGCTGGCTTGATGAAAAATTGAGCCCGGATCATCGCGGTGCTCCCGCTGTTGTCGTGAAAAAGAACGTCGGCGTCGTCATACCTACGTACTACCCTGATATGGATTTCGAAGGGGTAGTCGAGGCAATACACGGGCAGTTGACGTCCTACAACACCGAAATCCAGATTGTCGATACGCGGAAAGGTGGAGAAGTATCTCCGGTTATCGAAAAAATCGAACGTCTTGGTTTGGCGAAGGTTCATGCGATCGACGTGTCGCAGTTCCAGCATGGCGACACCCGCAATCTTGGGGCTGAGTTGCATCAAGCGGATTATTACGCTTATCTGACGCAAGATGCGCTTCCGGCAACTGAGTATTGGCTGGAATCTCTGGTGTCTCCGCTTGCCATGCTGCCGGACTGCGGGTACTCGTTTGGGGCACATCGGGCTTATCAGCAGCATCATCCGATTTACGATTACGACCTTTCGCAGCATTTCGGCAACATTGGAACGCAGTTTGGCATTCTGACGGACAGAAGGCGCTGGGGGGATCGATATCAAAGCGATCAATTCTTCAGGGCCGGACTGTGCTTCAACAGTGACAACAACGCTGCCTATCGGGGTGACTTGCTCAGGCACTACCGTTTCCCGAGCGTCGAGTTTGCGGAAGATCAAGGGATCGCGAAGCGATTGCTTGATGCCGGATATTCCCGGGCGTATTGCCCGGGTGCTGTCGTGTTTCATTCCCACGACTACACGAACAACCCCGCGGAGTCGTTCAAGAGAGGAACGGAGGAAGCGGAAGCTTTGTTCCAGAATTTCGGGATCGTGAGATTTTCGTCCGTAAGGGACTATCTGTATTCGATTCGACACGTCGAGCGGGCTGTCATGATGGATGCCGCTCGACTTGGGTTGGCGCAATCTGATTGCGCCGGCATTATCGAGGCCAAGAAGAAATACATCGACGGGCTGTGGTTCGTTTCGAGAAATCTTCTCGAAAAAAACGACACCGTGAAGATGTGACTTGAATGATTTCGTGCTCGGGGTACGCTTCCGTGCACGATATTGGTGTCGATCCGATATATCGTTAGTTCACTCCGGGAAGCGCTGAACGGTGAGTCAACGGGCAGGGTGCAAATGCGATGGCGTCGTGTCTTGTGGATGAAACTGCGAAGCGACGATCGTCGAGACCACTCGGGCTCGAAGGCGAACCTCGCTTCCCGGACCTTTCACTCGCATGACGGATTGTTTCCATGAACCGACCGCAGCAGATTTATCGCGAATGCCGGGTTTGCTCGGGGAACAGGTTGGGCAAGTGCGCAGCGCGCCTGGTCAACTTTTCGCGTTACGTCATGCGACAGCGAGAAGGGTTCTTGACGATATGAAACGTGGCGCGATCCGCGAGCGGATCCTCGCCTCGGTTCGTTGGTCGGCGAGCGCCGGATTAGGCTGCGAGTTTCTGTGTACTGCCCTTGAGCGCACGGTGCCTGGTGGCCGTGCGCCACGTTTCCGACGCATTTCTCGTCCAGGCGTTTTCGCGTGTCCCGCGCGTGGCATGCTGCCGAACTCTTCCGGTTCAATGGTCGACGTTTTGTCACGTGCGCTCAGGCTGCCCTATGGGCTTCCACAAAGTTCATCTACCATTTCATCGTGCCAAGTTGGTCCGGCGGAATGTCTTCTGCAGTGCCCGCGGCTGTGCCAGAGGCAGCCGCTCCACAATGAACGAATCGGTGTCTGCCACGTGCCCCGACCTAGATATTTTTCCGAGCAAGCCTGTACGGCTCCGTGGTCGTTT
Proteins encoded in this window:
- a CDS encoding capsule polysaccharide export protein, translating into MKFLKRINRLFLITVVIPTGIAIIYFGLIASDEYTSVSSFLIRSPQQTSATGLGGLLKGVGGFSQPEGSAYTVQKYILSRDAMMVLDREQHIKSEFQKSSIDFVNRFSILGFNESLEEFYLYYGKKIVDAKVDTDSPIVTLSTNAYDARLAWSMNKRLLELGERIVNQMNARARADLINTAQHDVDVAKENDRVATLALARYRNNAGVIDPERQSTIPLQQVGKLQDDLIATRVQIAQMERLSPANPGLPTLRDRAKLLQQAIDQVSQHVAGTQGASLASKAAEFQRLTLEKDVADKILAGAITLLDQARVEAERKQLYLERISEPSLPDYAMNPRRARAILATFLLGLVLWGVLTIVIGGVKEHYER
- a CDS encoding ABC transporter permease; the encoded protein is MSVDHRPPTFSDQLRIQVRVIWALVMREMITRFGREGLGVLWIMAEPAMFVIGVMVIFSHTETTTRYSVAEYLAVSYPTLLLWRNTTGRVMKAIEFNRALLHHKPIRPIDILYSRIILEFAGAAASFLVLYVVLVVIGICQFPADVLSMILGYLLVVWFSFNFVMTMAALSELSEAIERVSHIILYLMIPFSGVFIPTYVLPPKIGELMTYFPLIDAVEYFHYGYYGDRMPTMFYLDYTVAVLTFFTLFALSIAHVAIRRVQLN
- a CDS encoding ABC transporter ATP-binding protein, which produces MIELRNVTKRYSIHHGRSHREVLRGVNLRVQAGERWGILGRNGAGKSTLIRIISGSDKPHSGEVVKSMSVSWPLAFGGTFQGSLTGKDNVRLISRVYNVDYRKALDLVEDFAELGAYLDEPVKSYSSGMASRLAFAISMSIEFDCFLIDEGMSVGDHRFHQKCNVELFEKRGDRAMIIVAHQTDLIRNHCSHAAVLDDGVLKACGTVDEAIEIYESL
- a CDS encoding glycosyltransferase family 2 protein, with protein sequence MKRVDFEFYRDWYPEIKDLSDDEIINHWRASNNLTRHVRNIFGVRHRSNGKKTHSSFSDLTESLNLKVSNIPNDFDWKKYILLNGDLPQSWSRWHAMLHYLQYGIAEQRSYREQGFSEVGAFVEFNVDWYAKIYHLEDGQQPVQHYQEIGRANLLAPNAEFSPISYWKFNPDVARTLTDPLLHYVSYGHAEQREFSRADISFEKSRKIYSTEEIGSARQFFQFNSDFYLENRPDLKNASVDPFEHYVVFGESERAQPSRFFDPSYYKEKYSSSLERWPHSALEHFLSIGMLTGHFPSQEVAAGARRLNYHSAIEWVRHWLGLSEPTQGKKELHLLEGEASYAEAKYEKSAKSAGTKTLNWVIPLFSKGGGGHTTIFRCARTLARLGWKSVFWVDDATNSAQIDALYSEYIGHFPSTNVSFRLMESGFKSIENEFLIATAWTTVYTVAENVQSNVRLYFLQDRESLFLPAGTDALRAEYTFKMGLDFVCAGNWLESLISDQDGDHTHFELCAESVFQKKDPKLEERDILAVIYVRGHTNRRCSDLMIDVANRLSRLGMGEVVIFGDDEPGPRVSPTVTNAGILSVQQMAELFQRAKFGLAASATNYSILPVELAAAGTIVIQPRSESTQKTTDIHGAISVAPTSEAVVGKILSLAKNLDQPKFDELRSEYMNFARSISWESEFEKLSGWLDEKLSPDHRGAPAVVVKKNVGVVIPTYYPDMDFEGVVEAIHGQLTSYNTEIQIVDTRKGGEVSPVIEKIERLGLAKVHAIDVSQFQHGDTRNLGAELHQADYYAYLTQDALPATEYWLESLVSPLAMLPDCGYSFGAHRAYQQHHPIYDYDLSQHFGNIGTQFGILTDRRRWGDRYQSDQFFRAGLCFNSDNNAAYRGDLLRHYRFPSVEFAEDQGIAKRLLDAGYSRAYCPGAVVFHSHDYTNNPAESFKRGTEEAEALFQNFGIVRFSSVRDYLYSIRHVERAVMMDAARLGLAQSDCAGIIEAKKKYIDGLWFVSRNLLEKNDTVKM